The Micromonospora krabiensis genome window below encodes:
- a CDS encoding anthrone oxygenase family protein, which translates to MPDYVATIVLTIATVLTGLAAGVLALYSHTIMPGLGRTDDRTFVAAFQSIDRAVINPWFMTTFFGAFVSIGVAALLHLGPDRRVALAWTTLAFVLYLAVVVITIAVHVPLNDAVKAAGDADRIDVSQVRARFGEARWLAWNHVRTCAAIAAFAILATVLAVT; encoded by the coding sequence GTGCCCGACTACGTGGCCACCATCGTCCTGACCATCGCGACCGTGCTCACCGGCCTGGCGGCCGGCGTCCTCGCGCTGTACTCCCACACGATCATGCCCGGTCTGGGCAGGACGGACGACCGGACCTTCGTCGCCGCCTTCCAGTCGATCGACCGGGCGGTCATCAATCCGTGGTTCATGACCACGTTCTTCGGCGCCTTCGTCTCCATCGGCGTGGCCGCTCTCCTGCACCTGGGGCCGGACCGCCGCGTCGCGTTGGCGTGGACCACGCTGGCCTTCGTGCTCTACCTGGCCGTGGTGGTCATCACGATCGCGGTGCACGTGCCTCTCAACGACGCCGTCAAGGCGGCCGGTGACGCGGACCGCATCGACGTCAGCCAGGTCAGGGCCAGGTTTGGCGAAGCCCGCTGGCTGGCCTGGAACCACGTCCGGACGTGCGCCGCCATCGCCGCCTTCGCGATCCTCGCGACCGTTCTGGCCGTCACCTGA
- a CDS encoding VOC family protein: MRFSMVGMAVAAEHPAASAAWFAEHLGFKIGIDLGWYVNTQHPEHPSVSLDFVQRDHESWPEASRGKAVVGTLLAFLVADVDAEFARLSATGSAIVMPLVTEPWGQRRFQVAGPDGLLVEVLQTVAPDPQWLADNGLAG, translated from the coding sequence GTGCGGTTCAGCATGGTGGGGATGGCGGTGGCGGCGGAGCACCCGGCGGCGAGCGCCGCCTGGTTCGCCGAGCACCTCGGATTCAAGATCGGCATTGATCTCGGCTGGTACGTCAACACGCAGCACCCCGAGCACCCGAGCGTGAGCCTGGACTTCGTCCAGCGCGATCACGAGTCGTGGCCGGAGGCGAGCCGCGGCAAGGCGGTGGTCGGCACCCTGCTGGCGTTCCTGGTGGCCGACGTTGACGCCGAGTTCGCACGGCTGAGCGCCACCGGATCGGCGATCGTCATGCCGTTGGTGACCGAGCCGTGGGGACAGCGCCGTTTCCAGGTGGCCGGCCCGGACGGGCTGTTGGTGGAGGTCCTGCAGACCGTGGCGCCGGACCCGCAGTGGCTCGCCGACAACGGCCTCGCCGGATGA